From a single Streptomyces liliifuscus genomic region:
- the cobO gene encoding cob(I)yrinic acid a,c-diamide adenosyltransferase, with the protein MPQGQPSVVPDDGLTTRQRRNRPLVVVHTGIGKGKSTAAFGLALRAWNQGWPIGVFQFVKSAKWKVGEENALRVLGASDEGGAVDWHKMGEGWSWVQRDSQMDNEEKAREGWEQVKRDLAAETYRLYVLDEFAYPMHWGWVDVDEVVSVLRDRPGTQHVVITGRNAPEKLVELADLVTDMSKVKHPMDAGQKGQRGIEW; encoded by the coding sequence ATGCCGCAGGGACAGCCGAGTGTGGTGCCCGACGACGGACTGACGACTCGTCAGCGGCGGAACCGGCCGCTCGTGGTCGTGCACACCGGGATCGGGAAGGGCAAGTCCACCGCCGCCTTCGGGCTCGCGCTGCGCGCCTGGAATCAGGGCTGGCCCATCGGGGTCTTCCAGTTCGTCAAGTCCGCGAAGTGGAAGGTCGGCGAGGAGAACGCGCTTCGGGTGCTCGGGGCTTCCGACGAGGGCGGGGCCGTCGACTGGCACAAGATGGGTGAGGGGTGGTCGTGGGTGCAGCGCGACTCCCAGATGGACAACGAGGAGAAGGCCCGCGAGGGCTGGGAACAGGTCAAGCGGGATCTGGCCGCTGAGACGTACCGGCTCTATGTGCTGGATGAGTTCGCCTATCCCATGCACTGGGGGTGGGTCGATGTCGACGAGGTCGTCTCCGTGCTGCGGGACCGGCCCGGGACCCAGCATGTCGTGATCACCGGGCGCAACGCTCCCGAGAAGCTCGTCGAACTCGCCGACCTCGTGACCGACATGTCCAAGGTCAAGCACCCCATGGACGCCGGTCAGAAGGGGCAGAGGGGCATCGAGTGGTGA